The following are from one region of the Mycolicibacterium helvum genome:
- a CDS encoding MCE family protein — MRYDLGGVLWRLGAFLLACGVGAFVLVVVFAQLRFTEDRSYRAEFTNVSGLKVGDFVRIAGVEVGKVRNISIDAANHAIVEFAVDDSVPLTEGTRALVRYENLIGGRSVQLEEGPGGTRALRVGEMIPRERTQPALDLDALIGGFRPLFRALDPEAMNALTGQLIQAFQGQGETISSFLSYTATLTSTIADRDRLIGEVVGNLNVVLGSLGEHTDDFDSSIDSLSQVVARLYQHKTAISDAVAATNAAAVTVADLLGQSRPDIKNVVGQSDRLASTILADADGVDDLLRTLPDTYRALNRMALYGDYFSFYLCDAILKLNGKGGQPVYVKVAGQDTGRCAAR; from the coding sequence ATGAGATACGACCTTGGTGGCGTCCTGTGGAGACTCGGCGCTTTCCTGCTGGCGTGCGGAGTGGGTGCATTCGTTCTCGTCGTCGTGTTCGCGCAACTACGCTTCACCGAAGACCGTTCCTACCGAGCTGAATTCACGAACGTCAGTGGGCTCAAGGTCGGCGACTTCGTCCGCATCGCCGGTGTCGAGGTCGGCAAGGTGCGGAACATCTCGATCGATGCCGCCAACCACGCGATTGTGGAGTTTGCCGTTGACGATTCGGTACCGCTGACTGAGGGTACCCGGGCGCTGGTCCGATACGAGAACCTCATCGGTGGCCGGTCGGTTCAGTTGGAGGAAGGTCCCGGCGGCACACGCGCGCTGCGGGTCGGCGAGATGATTCCGCGTGAACGCACCCAGCCTGCCCTTGATCTCGACGCGCTCATCGGTGGTTTCCGCCCGCTGTTTCGGGCACTGGACCCGGAGGCGATGAATGCGTTGACCGGACAGTTGATCCAGGCTTTCCAGGGGCAGGGCGAAACGATCAGTTCATTCCTTTCGTATACGGCGACCTTGACCAGCACGATCGCCGATCGCGATCGGCTGATCGGCGAAGTCGTCGGCAATCTCAATGTGGTGTTGGGGTCGTTGGGTGAGCACACCGACGATTTCGACTCCTCGATCGACTCGCTGTCGCAGGTGGTTGCGCGGCTCTATCAGCACAAAACCGCTATCAGCGATGCCGTGGCCGCCACGAATGCGGCCGCGGTGACGGTCGCCGACCTGCTCGGCCAGTCCCGGCCAGATATCAAAAACGTTGTTGGTCAATCTGATCGGCTCGCGTCCACCATCCTTGCCGATGCTGACGGGGTCGACGATCTCTTGCGCACGCTGCCCGATACCTACCGGGCGCTGAACCGGATGGCTCTCTACGGCGACTACTTCTCGTTCTACCTCTGCGATGCCATCCTCAAGCTCAACGGCAAGGGCGGGCAACCGGTGTACGTCAAGGTTGCCGGCCAAGACACCGGGCGGTGCGCGGCCCGATGA
- a CDS encoding MCE family protein, whose product MKALSQRNPLVVGVVGIVVIGVIATGVLQYKKLPFLSNGRHYSAYFADASGLRPGAAVQIAGYQVGEVSAVELDGSRVAIDFTVEKGIRLGELTEAAVKTKTLLGAKILEVTPRGDGVLTGLISAQRTTPAYQLPDALGDLAHTVDALNTGQLNDALTTLAETFRDSPPDLRRAVDGVARFSRTLGERDAQLRHLLENARKSTAVLAQRTDQIVGLITQSNAFLAQLREQSAALDQVSENIVAVTAQLSGVISDNKAELGPALDKVNGVLAILDGRKAEIRQVITMLHRYAMSLGESVASGPFFKAYLVNLLPGQFLQPFIDAAFSDLGLDPKVLAPSELNDPQVGQPGTPALPVPFPRTGQGGEPRLTVPDAITGKPGDPRYPYREPIPAPTPGGPPPGPPAPGPGVTEPAS is encoded by the coding sequence ATGAAAGCACTGTCGCAGCGAAACCCGCTAGTCGTCGGAGTCGTCGGCATCGTGGTGATCGGCGTGATCGCCACCGGGGTCTTGCAATACAAAAAGCTGCCGTTTCTGTCCAACGGTCGGCACTACTCGGCCTACTTCGCCGACGCCAGTGGGCTCCGTCCGGGCGCTGCGGTGCAGATCGCGGGATACCAGGTCGGTGAGGTATCGGCGGTCGAGCTCGACGGGTCCCGTGTCGCCATTGATTTCACCGTCGAGAAAGGAATCCGGTTGGGCGAGCTCACCGAGGCCGCGGTGAAGACCAAGACCCTGCTAGGGGCCAAGATCCTCGAGGTCACCCCCCGCGGCGACGGTGTGTTGACCGGACTCATCAGCGCCCAGCGCACCACGCCCGCCTACCAGTTACCCGACGCTCTGGGGGACCTGGCCCATACGGTGGACGCCCTCAATACCGGCCAACTCAACGACGCGCTGACCACTCTGGCCGAGACATTCCGCGATTCTCCTCCGGACCTGCGCCGCGCGGTCGACGGTGTGGCTCGCTTCTCACGAACGCTCGGCGAACGGGATGCGCAGTTGCGGCACTTGTTGGAAAACGCCCGCAAATCGACCGCGGTTCTCGCGCAGCGGACCGACCAGATCGTCGGCCTCATCACGCAGTCGAACGCTTTTCTCGCCCAGCTGCGGGAGCAGAGCGCCGCGCTGGATCAGGTCAGCGAGAACATCGTCGCGGTGACCGCCCAGTTGTCGGGTGTCATTAGCGACAACAAGGCCGAACTGGGGCCGGCGCTGGACAAGGTCAACGGGGTGCTGGCAATACTCGACGGGCGGAAGGCCGAAATTCGGCAGGTCATCACGATGCTGCACCGCTACGCGATGTCCTTGGGCGAATCCGTGGCGTCGGGCCCCTTCTTCAAGGCCTACTTGGTGAACCTGTTACCTGGTCAATTCCTGCAGCCGTTCATCGACGCCGCGTTCTCGGATCTGGGCCTGGATCCCAAGGTGCTGGCGCCCAGCGAGCTCAACGATCCCCAAGTCGGTCAGCCCGGGACACCGGCGCTGCCGGTGCCGTTCCCGCGCACCGGCCAGGGCGGCGAGCCGAGATTGACTGTGCCCGACGCAATTACCGGCAAGCCTGGTGATCCGCG